A stretch of DNA from Anopheles ziemanni chromosome 3, idAnoZiCoDA_A2_x.2, whole genome shotgun sequence:
ATAAATTATTATTGAGTTTAAGACTGATAGATGTAGTTTCCGAGTATATTCCACATccggtttcatttgcttgaacGGAACCGTCTGTGTAGATGTGGTGATGTGTTTTGTACTTGCCATTGATGAGCTGCTGGAAGAGTTGTTGAGCAATGGTGGGGTTGTAGTTGTCCTTTTTAATGTCTTTCATTGTCCAGTCtatgttgggttttgttgCGCTCCAGGGTCTGTCTTTGAGTCtgtttagtttttctatttctaagAGTTCTTTGGTGGTAATTTGTTTGAAGAGGGTTTTGGTTCTGTTGGTGAGGGGCTGAGCTGGGAAATTTTTCTCGTTGAGTCGTGCTTGTGCTGATACTAGTCTATTGAGTAAAATGTGACTGAAAGGGAGCTGTCCGGATTCGCAGATTAACGAAGGTATGGGACTGGTGCGGAAAGCTCCTGAGATTTGTCTCAGGGCCTGGTTGTATATTTTCTCTACTTTGTTTTGGATGTTGGGGCCGCCTCTAGAGTAGAGTTCGGCGCCAAATAGTATTTTCGGAACAAGCCAGCCGTTCATGATCTTTAGCAGGGTTTCGCGAGAAGCTCGCTTTTTACCGCAGCCAAGATACTTGAACAGCTGTAGTTTGGTTTTGCTGGAAGATTGAAGATATTGAGTGTGTGGTATGAAGCTAAGAGTTGAGTCAATGACTACTCCtagaattttggtttttgttacgTTTGGGATTCTAGAGTTATTGATGAATAGTGGTTTTGAGCGGCGTGcagaaaattgagaaaaacaaataattttgcttttctctGGGGAAATGTCGTAGCCCGTGAAGCGGGACCACTGTTGTAATTTGTCGAGTCCTTTCTGAAGagattgttgtgtttgtttcggtgTTGAGCCGGTAGCTATCAGAAGGATATCATCGGCGTATATGAGTGGTGTGATGTTTTCTGGGAGTGAGTTTATAAGTGTCTGTGTTGTGATGTTGAATAGTGTAGGGGAGAGAATGGCGCCTTGAGGGACACCATTTTCTAACTGTCTTACTGATGATCGGGTGTTTCCTATTATTGTCCGAAAGGTTCGGTCTGAGAGAAAGCTGGAGATGAAGGAAGCAAGGTTTCCTCCGATGCCCCAGCGCGATAACTGATCTAAAATCGGGTATCTCCATGCTCGATCAAAAGCCTTGGAGATGTCTATTGTTGCACAGGAGATGTGttcatttttggaaaaagATTTCTGGATTATTGTTTCTAATGAGGCGAAGTAGGATTCTGTACCGCGCCCTGCACGATAAGCGTGCTGAGCGTCGCTGAGCAGGTTTTGGCTTTCGAGAATGTAAACCAAACGACGATTTACCATTCTCTCTAGCACTTTTCCTACGCAGTTTAAGAGTGATATGGGGCGATAGTTTGTTGCTTCGTGTGGGTTTTTGTCTGGTTTGGGTATGGGGACTATTAAACTATTTTTCCAGTTCGAGGGTATATTGCCAGTGTGCCAGATGTCGTTGTATATGGATAAGAGGGTCAGTTTTCCTGAGTGGGGTAGATTTTGGAGCAGTGGGTAGCCGATGTCGTCTGGTCCTGCAGACTTTCCTTTGCACTTGTAGAGTGCCCAGGTAAGTTCTGCAGCGTCGAAAGGTTTGTTGTAGGGAGCGTTCGTTTGGGTAGGAAAATTGAGTTCGTGGAGTTCTGCTGTCTGTTTGGTTCTTTGGAATGGGATTGAGTATTGTTGGGTAGACGAGGTATTGTAAAAATGTTCGTTGAAAGTTTCTGCTATTACTGCTGGGTCTGTGGTGTACGTGTTATTCAGGTAAAGgattggtttgggttttttgtaaGTTCCGTTGAGGAGAGAAACCCGTTGCCACATTTCTTGACAGGTCATATCTGGGTTTATTTCTTCAACGAAACGTCCTCGAGAGTcttcttttgccttttctgtaattatttttgcttgtttgttggcTGTCCGATATGTTTCTGCTAAAGCTAGGATGTGAGGGGTTGTTGGAGGGTTGTTTTTGGTTGCTCGACGGAGCATCCTTAGGGCTTTTCTACGGGATTTTATGGCTTGGGCTACGTCCGCATTCCACCAGGGGTTGCGTCGTTTTCTTGGTTTGTTGGAACTTTGGGGAATGAATCTATTTGCTGTTTGTTGAATGAGATTTGTAAATTGATCTGCTGTCCAGTTTTGTTGATAAGTTGTGCAAAAGTCTATTTCATGTTGGTAACCTGTCCAGTCGGCTTGTTGATATATGTACTTTGGGCGAAGTTGGGATTTGGAAGGATTGTTGTTGAGTTGCAGCATGACAGGGAAATGATCACTGCCATGCGTGTCGGTTTCTACGTCTGTTTGTAGTTGTTGTGTTAATTGGGAGGATAGTATTGCCAAGTCGAGTGTGCTTTGATGTCCGTTGTGTGATGAGATTCTGGTAGGTTTATTTGGATTGGTTATTATGAGGTCATTtctgatggaaaaatcaactatCACCCTCCCGCGTGGCGTGATATGGCTACCACCCCAAATGGGATGATGACTGTTGAAATCTCCAAGAAAGACGACTGGTTTGGGAACTTTGTCTATTAGGTCTTGTAGTTTTGAGTTGAGATTAggaatgttttggttttggagaTAGATGCTGATGAAGGTGGCTTTGATTGGGCATTTTAGTTGTACTGCTACGGCAGGGAGGTCTGTGTTGGTGTTGAGTGTTTTGTGAGGATAGTCTTTGTGTATGCCTAGGCAGACATTGTGATGGGGTGGATTGGATTCTTTGAAATACCATTTGTAATTGTTGTTTATGTGTCTTCGGGGGTATGCTTCTTGTAATGATATAATTATCGGTGAATGTTTGTCAATTAAAAGTAGGAGGTTGTTAATATTCGAGTTGATGCTACGTATGTTCCATTGTAGTGCTAatttgtttgtcatttttaaaaaGGGGGTTGTTTTCTTATTCAGATAGTTTGTTTAAGAGCGTAGGTCCGTTAGAATGTGTCTTGGGGCTTGCTAGGGTCGTTTCTTTGAGTCTAactcgtgtgtgtttgttagcCGTTccgctttttgttctttttggtGTCTTTCTTGGGAGTGTTTTGGGTGTCGTTTTGTTTGGGTGCAAGTttctgtgattttttgttcgttaagCGAAGGTCTTCTTCGGATGAGTTTGGTCGGGTGTTTCTGCGTTTTtgggttgttttcgtttcgtgttccTGTGTATTGTTCGAGGTGGAGTTTGAAGTTTCGGAGTCAGATGTCGCGGTGGACATCTCTTAGTCGGATTCTTCAGTGTCTTCAGTTTCggtggttgtgttgttttgttcgagTTTTTCCgtaagtgtttttatttgcagttGGAGGGCTGCTACCAAGGAAGTGAGTTCGGAGATTTGCTTGTCTCGTGGGTCGATTGTCTTCGATGCGTCAAGTCGGTTGtttaaagatttttgtttttgttcttcgtgTATTTTCCTTGCTTCGAAATAAGTAATTCCACGGTCAATTTTAATGTTGATGATGCTTTGTTCGTTTATGTAATGCGAACAGGAGCGACTCAGAGAGTTATGCTCTCCTCCGCAGTTTTTACATTTTGGGGCAGCGTTACAATTGCCGTGCTCGTCCTGGTTACAGTTTTTGCAAACTGGAACAGGCGACGggcattttgctttgctgtggCCAAATTTGGCGCAGTTGAAGCATTGCATTGGTCTTGGATAGTAGGTCCGAGTTTTGACTTGTAGGAGTCCAATACGAATGGTCGTGGGAACAACTACTGAGTCTACCGTCAGTAAAAATGAGTTGGTTTTTGTCGTTTCGTTATTGTTTCGTCGTAGGAATCGTCGTACTACTGTCACTTTTTGGTCCACTAGGTTTTCCAGGATTTCCTCGTCTTCTAGTCCGCACAGTTCCGGGCATGTGATGACACATTGCACGCGGTTTAAAAATGGGTGTTCCGTGATCAGTACGGGGGTATTGTCCGATAGCTGCGTGATTGTCTGTAGTTTGTCAAATTGGTTCTTAGATctggtttttaataaataccTGGTTCCTTTGTTGATCGGAGCGCAGGGTTCCATATCGCCTACAATGCTGGTTAAACTTTTGCTGATGAGAAACGGGTTTTTCGGCAGCTGGAGTCCTTCTGGTGCTTGTAGGATTAAGTAAAGGAGTTCGCCATTTACTCCTTTCGGGTCCATCCATTCCGGTGCTAGGCGTCCACGTTGATTTTCTCGGGGAGAAGGATCTCCCCAAGGCGGTGTATGACCCGCCATATCCTGGACGGGTGTCAGTGACTtggagaaaattttcttttcaccacaCAAATGTTAGAGTCCGTCCAAAATTCCACCTTCAGAGATTCACTTCCGTTACTCTCAAACTCACAGGTACTTGTACACACTCACaggtaaagtcactttcacaGGTACTTGAAGCTGTATGCTCGAGGCAGGTAGCTGAAAACACGACTGATTTTCACAAGCACTTTTACTGCACTGGATGCTGGAGGTAGGCTGCTGCAAACACGTCTGCACTGCTCGGTGGTTGAAACAAGAGTGGTTTCGGCGAACTACGATGGTTCGGCAGTGAAACACGGTTTTTATTGACCCGACCCGCCCGATCGTGAGCACCCGAAGAGGGACCCGAAACTATATAAACGCGGTTTCACGGCGCGGTTCGGCCCAGTTTTGTATTACCACCACAAGTGAACAGACCCGTGTCGAACCCGATCAacgtcaacagcatcaacaacatcaactacGATGGCACGTACCAAGCAAACTGCCCGTAAGTCCACCGGAGGAAAGGCGCCGCGCAAGCAGCTAGCCACCAAGGCGGCCCGCAAGAGTGCTCCGGCCACCGGAGGAGTGAAGAAGCCGCATCGCTACCGGCCGGGAACGGTGGCTCTGCGTGAAATCCGTCGCTACCAGAAGTCGACCGAGCTGCTGATCCGCAAGTTGCCCTTCCAGCGATTGGTGCGTGAAATCGCACAGGATTTCAAGACGGATCTGCGTTTCCAGAGCTCGGCCGTGATGGCGCTGCAGGAAGCGAGTGAAGCGTATCTGGTCGGTCTGTTCGAGGACACGAATCTGTGTGCCATCCACGCGAAGCGCGTCACCATCATGCCGAAAGACATCCAGCTTGCTCGTCGTATCCGTGGTGAACGTGCCTAAGTGACaacggttcgtttcgtttcgtttcgttttcaaccaaacccaaacggtccttttcaggaccaccaaCCCGTTACCGAAAGGAGGATTATTTCGTACCCGTCCCGTCCCGTCCCGTCCCGTCGTACACGCTATATCGATatatataatatttatatatatctatgatgatgatgatgatgaagaagaagatgatgatgataaatggtGAACCCCTGACTGATACATATGatgataaatgaaaacaaaacccaacctATGACGATAGAAATGCAAACCATAACCTAGCCGTGACACAAACCATAACATAATACATATGCTAACGTCTACAAAACACCAGGCAACCCCATCCGTAGGCGGCGATTTTAAGTTAGTGAGCAATTACATGCGGTGGGTTTAACGAGTTGTTAAAGAGAATCTGTTCCATATTAAACCAAGTTGAACATATATGTAttggacgagaaaaaaatgaCACATTGCTTTGCCTTTGGCTGTGCCATAACCATAGAAACCATAACGGAGTGCTTTAAATGTTAGTAaccgttgggtttttttttcttaaaaccactgtttaaaatgttcattcaATTCATTTACGCGCGCTTGTGTTACGCGCGGCTATGTGTGcgccaaaacacaacgaagtGGTGATGTTAAACTAGAAAACGGTTCGACAcactttttgttctgtttcttcaacgcacaacacaaacacattattatttttcgatcttcgtcgttttctttctcttcgatgaatggaatggaatgaaatgaaatgattcttgtttggaaaacattttgtggtcctgaaaaggaccgttgtTAGGCGACGAGTTGGTGTGGTTTGCGACGACCACGGACGAACAGCTTACTTCGAGCTGGTGTACTTGGTGACGGCCTTCGTGCCCTCGGACACGGCGTGCTTGGCCAGCTCACCAGGAAGCAGCAGACGGACGGCGGTCTGGATTTCGCGTGACGTGATCGTCGAACGCTTGTTGTAGTGCGCCAGGCGGGACGCTTCGGCGGCGATGCGCTCGAAGATGTCGTTCACGAAGCTGTTCATGATGCTCATCGCCTTCGACGAGATGCCAGTGTCCGGATGGACTTGCTTCAGCACCTTGTAGATGTAGATGGCGTAGCTTTCCTTGCGGGTcttgcgcttcttcttcttgtccgaCTTGGAGATATTTTTCTGGGCCTTGCCAGACTTCTTCGCTGCCTTTCCGCtggttttcggtgccattgCGATTGTTTAACGTGCGTGAAACGTGTTTCCTCGTTGAGCGTCACTTCAATTTTAACGCGATTTTCGACCCTCACTTCGGCTTTTATTCAGCGTCGGGCGAGTTCGCTGGCTGGCTTCGCTACACCTCGACGTTTATATAAACCCGGTTTCAGGTTCGTTTCGGCATCATATATGGTTGAGTGCCGGTTGTTGGAGTCTTGATTGGAAGTTCAACGAGTAAACACGTCGTGGAGTGATAATAGTGAATAAAgtgatataaaaataaaaaagtgaacCCTAACCTCCTTCGGCCTTATTATGCCGAAGAAAGGtgaggagaagaaaagaggAAGGAAGGTCTCGAGCGAAAGTTCTTCGGACTCGATTGTGTCAAAACGCTCGAAAACATCTAAAACATCGGCCCAGACGGAAGATGTCAGTGAAATGAGCACTGAAACATGCACCGGCAGTTCCAGCACCTACAGTTCTGAGGCCACCAGCGTCGCATCAGACAACGAAAGTGACTTCattgaagtgaagaaaaagaagaagaagacaagcACAGTTAAAGatatgaaaaacaaagctTCAACATCATCAAAAGTCCGTCCGTCGGAAAACACACCTGCAAATTCTGCCGCTACAATGGCAGGTAAAAATGCTAAAAAGCCCCCGGGCCCAGCTAGCAAACCACCACCCGTTGTCGTAAAGACAATACCCATTTCTGAGCTGCGCCCGGAGCTCCAGGCTCGCGGTCTCACGCCGGAGTTCCGAATTAGTGGAGTAGGCACCTCCATTATCTCGCGATCCCTGGCAGAACGTGAGGGTGTGATTGCATACCTTAATCATCGAAAGGCGGAATATTTTTCTTATGCTGCCAAGGACCAGCGGCCATTTAAAGTGGTACTCCGGGGTCTTCCTGATACGCCGCTAGAAGAAATTGTCGAGGAACTCCGCTCAAGATACCAGCTTGAAGTCATCGAGGCTTTTGAGATGAAAAGACGTGCTGAGGGCATCCATTCAAGGTTGTACCTCGTACACCTTAAACGTGGGACCTGCTCCCTGAAGACACTAGAGGCGGTCAGATCCATCCAGCAGGTTATTGTGAGATGGGAGGCCTATCGTGGAGGCAAAAAAGGTCCTACCCAGTGTCAACAGTGCCAGCAGTTTGGACATGGTACACGCCACTgcaaaatcaatccacgaTGTGTTAAGTGTGCTGGACAACACACTACTGATACCTGCCCTGCAATGGATGAACAGCAAGAGGTGAAGTGCTCAAACTGTATGGGAACCCACCGAGCCGACCATCCTGACTGCCCACAACGTGCTAAATATGTGGAAGTAAGAAACCTGGCAAGGAAAAACCGCCAAAAACACCAGCATCCGCAGACTCCTGCTCAGCGCCAGACTAC
This window harbors:
- the LOC131289614 gene encoding histone H2B, whose translation is MAPKTSGKAAKKSGKAQKNISKSDKKKKRKTRKESYAIYIYKVLKQVHPDTGISSKAMSIMNSFVNDIFERIAAEASRLAHYNKRSTITSREIQTAVRLLLPGELAKHAVSEGTKAVTKYTSSK